The genomic DNA ttatactttagaaaaacacatatatatttatatatatatatattcaattttAAGTTCATTCTTTTATtgtgtttatataaaaaattttaatattaatatagatATCAAACTTtaagattaaaaaaataaaatgttttatttatgtcACGTTGTAGAATTCTAAAAAgtaaacacaaaaaaaaaattataaagaacAAAAGATAAGaacgataaaaaaaaaaaaaagtataattATGTGTAAGAACCTTATTTGAATTTTCTGTATTAGAATAATACAACTTTAAAtagatttctttttttgtattgaaataataaagaacatttttaaaattatatatattttttttacaatttttaaGAAATGTAATGTAGCAGATTATAAATCAAATGATATTTttcccaaaaaaaaaaatattacatgtGTCCATATTTATCTTTCTCAATATCCATTTTAATATGATTCTAAAAATCTCATTAAAGATTtaaatatctatattatttatttagataatgtaaaaattaaattaaaactTATATTGGATATacgaaaaaatattatttttgacgaaattttataaatttctttcattttcttcatagAAAATGTCTATGTAATATGAAGTTAAAaactaaaataaataaataaacaaataaataaataaataaataaaaagatgtaaaggattttatgaaaaaaaaatcatatatttattataaattagttttattattttgtgtaaatattttatacatttcatacaaataatatatatatatatatatatatatatatatatatatatatatatttttatgatgtAGTAAACTCTCATTTAATtgtaacatataatatgcaTTTGAAAATTTTACTGAACTCTTtggttttataattttttttttttttttttttttggttcatcatatttattttattcatattcttCAATTTTTACATAATTCTTTTCACAAATTTttcttaaattataaatgtcTACGGATTTTGGCCTTTCTAAAGGATACATTAATCCTCTAGATAAAACCAACTGAGACATTACACCAATGGATCTCGAAAGAGAAAAAAGTACAGTATAATATTCAGGATATTTTATACCATAATGATGTAATACTGATCCACTAGAACAGTCTACATTAGGATAGGGATTTTTAACTTTTCCAGTTGCTGATAAAATACCTGGTATAACTTTGTAACACATTTCAAGTATTTGTATTATTGGGTCATCTGGAAAATGAGATAATGCAAAACTTCTAAGGGCTAAGAAACGAGGATCAGGAACTCTTAAAACTGCGTGTCCATATCCAGGTATAACTCTTCCAGATTTCAAAAGATTTTTAGCatatttttcaataaatTCATAAGTAAGTTGGTTATCACCTAATTGTTTTTTAATATCCAATAAAAACTTGAGACATTCTTGATTGGCTAGTCCATGTAAAGGCCCAGATAATGCTAGAACACAACCAGAATAGGACAAATATGGATTTCCTAAGGTACTTCCAATCAAATGTGATACATGTGCACTTGCATTACCACCCTCATGATCACTGTGCAGTAAGAAATAAAGTCTTAATAAATCTTGtacttctttattttcataaccTATTAATTTGGCAAAATTAGCTGACCAATCAAGATCAAGATCTAAATCCATACCTTCTccttttcttatattattatttataaatgttcttttaaaaatatatgcacCAATAACTTGAATTTGAGATATTAAAGAAATCGCATCttctaaaatatatttccagtaatctttttttaatattccttctgaatatttatatttaaataacgATAAAGATTCTAAAAATGAAACTGTAGATACTAATTGACTCATTGGATGAGTAAATGGTGGAATATTATCTATAAAATCAAAAACAAATTGTGGAATTTTTTTAGCTCTGCAATATAATTCTCTTGACAAAAGTTTTAAGTCATCTACAGCAGGTACTTCCTTTGTTAATAAAAACCAAAGCATTGCTTCAGCCATAGGATATTCGCAAGTATTATCCCATTTTGgaaattcttttaatattttttctacaGGCTTACCTCTAAATAATATTCCTTTCTTCTTTTCTAAAATGGATGTATCTGTAATTAGGGTTATGGTATTTCTTAAGCCACCTATTACATTATTTGGTGTACATATAGATATAGGTGTATTAggatatgtatgtataatttcttttaattgtTCTCTTGTTTTCTGAATACATTCATATGTCTTTTCtttcaaaatattcataataacaGATTCTTCACTATCTatactattaatatattttcgaATATTAGCATAATTTTCAAGGTATAAATTCTTATTAGATTCATCGCTAGAAAAAAAACGTTTGTTAGGTCTATTCATACAGATATTCCATCTACTGGATTTTGTAAAAGaacaagaaaaattaaaatatcgCTTTTCATTATGAAATTTATTTACAGTATTTAATACTTGTTCACaagttttctttttaaaattattatgtacATATCTTTTTCTTAATGAATTTATAAACGTTTTAGTAGACCCtgttcttttataaaaaattttattgcATGATATGTACCTTATCCcttccattttttaaaagatatataatatgcacgaatattcaattttttttttttacatattatgTATGATGgattgtataatataataaaaatatcttgtacattaaaataaatacatacatatatatatatatatatatatatatatatatatatatatgtatttttaaataatgttcaaatatgatatattatataataatatttgttctattattatactaatatatttacacaaACTTTAaaatcttaaaaaaaaaaaaaaaaaaaaaaaaggtaataaattaaaaataaaatcaaccttatatatatatatatatatatatatatatattgttgttTATACAATATTCAAGTCTTAtaggaaaaattaaaattattatatatttcggATTTTGTTCAAACGTTATATGCAACATAAAcaatatttcattatataaaatatgtacatttatgtatataaacaTGTATAAAAGTTTTTacgtttttatatattcatacttGAAgtgtaaagaaaatatatatatttttatatttcgagagaaatgttttattatttaaaatgaatatagatatacttaaaaaaaaaaaaaaaaaaaaaggcacacacaaaaaaaaaaataaaaaataaaaaataaaaaatataatataatatattttttgtaattaaTCATCTCATTACATAATAAATTGCAtactaatataaaataaaaacaaaattaagaCTAATATTTCATagcaaatattattatttattataatttttttttttttttttttataaataaattaaaaaaaaaaaaaaatacaattatattttaatatatatattaaaataatatatatttattatatatttgatttagataatataaaagtataaaaatatatttgcatGCTTATGTTTTGGTTGAGCTATGTAACTGTGTGTTGATTTGTTttgaatgaaaaattataacatttttttttttttttttttttttttgttcttcaacatattatatttaatatagaaaataaaattttatagaaatatttatttattattttactaAATTTGATACAAACAcagtatattttataatatataaaaaaataatggttatggacatattaatatattaatagtaattaTATAGAGATCTTATCAATTTTTATACAAGAAAAAAAGTacaaatttttctttttttatgtatttttggaaaaaatatatatatttaaatatataatatatatataatatataaaggattataaaaaaaaaacaaataaataaaacattttaaaaagatatttattttcaagtttgatttttaatacaattaatatttaaacactttttctaattcttcatattatacttttttataatattattaagtaaaataaaaaaatacttttatataatgtaataaaataaaaacttaatattatgtttatattataattgaacaaaatataaatgagaaaaaaaatggtatataagatttttatagttaataataattcttcatatttattattattttcattttctaattataaattatataacaccataagttttattatttttaaattgataaaaaaaaaaaaaaaaaatatacataaatttcAATATAAcaactatatttttatgaaaaaatttgTCACGGTATGCTTTTTTTATTCTagaaacttttttttttttttttttttttttaattaccctatattattcaaatattaataaaaattattattccattgaaattaaagaaaaaaaaaaaaaaaaaaatattattttagcTCTACAACATAAggtattttatttctttaagaaaagaataaaaaataatgcatttatattaatatgtattttattatatgtattatatatttataaaaataatactcAACGGCGATAAtagtacaaataatatataggcGGAAATgctaaaataaaataatattattattaatatattatatatatatataatataatttataacatagtattatatttttttttatcttgaatatttatataaaaaaaattaaaattctttcttttttcttttattttttcatttaaatatataatcatacaataaacaaaaaaatattacattatatatatatatatatatatatatatatagtccTATATAATTGCTTAATAAACTCAAATCCTCTACTCTAGTGTTCAATTTTAAAAACATTTGTTCAAATAACTTGAAAAAGTTTgcatacattttttttttttttttttttttttttttttttttttttctacattttaagaaatagaaaaaacatataatttaaatattagaAAGGggatatatgttataatgggaaaaagagataaaaaaagtaaagaaaagaaagaaaagataaaaataaaaaaagaaaagcaGAAGCTTAAATCATTGAAAtcaaagaagaaaaaaaataatacattaagTGATGAAGATTTTGATacaatttgtttatattatgaaaatttgAATAAAAAGGATAAGTATGGGCATATCAATATAAATACGACTTCTAATAATACTTTTGTAGAATGTGAAAAACCAAGTCCTAGATCAAATTGTTCTATAACTTTTATTAATGATgaagaatttattttatttggaggtgaatataatgataataatgaattaatatcatataatgatttatttaaatataatattgtaaaaaataaatggaaatattattttactaCTTCAAAAAAACCTAAACCTAGATGTTCTCATCAAACTGTTTATTTCAataaaaagttatatatatttggagGGGAATTATGTACAAATACtcaattttttcattataatgaTTTCTGGAGTtttgatttaaaaaataatgtatttCAAGAAATAGAaactaaaaatataaaagatgctAATAAACCATCTCCAAGAAGTGGTCATCGTATGATTTTatggaaaaattatattgtaATGTTTGGAGGTTTTTTTGATAATGGAAGATCCATAGATTATTTTAAtgacttatatatatatataataaattcaaataaatGG from Plasmodium sp. gorilla clade G2 genome assembly, chromosome: 10 includes the following:
- a CDS encoding citrate synthase, mitochondrial precursor, putative; amino-acid sequence: MEGIRYISCNKIFYKRTGSTKTFINSLRKRYVHNNFKKKTCEQVLNTVNKFHNEKRYFNFSCSFTKSSRWNICMNRPNKRFFSSDESNKNLYLENYANIRKYINSIDSEESVIMNILKEKTYECIQKTREQLKEIIHTYPNTPISICTPNNVIGGLRNTITLITDTSILEKKKGILFRGKPVEKILKEFPKWDNTCEYPMAEAMLWFLLTKEVPAVDDLKLLSRELYCRAKKIPQFVFDFIDNIPPFTHPMSQLVSTVSFLESLSLFKYKYSEGILKKDYWKYILEDAISLISQIQVIGAYIFKRTFINNNIRKGEGMDLDLDLDWSANFAKLIGYENKEVQDLLRLYFLLHSDHEGGNASAHVSHLIGSTLGNPYLSYSGCVLALSGPLHGLANQECLKFLLDIKKQLGDNQLTYEFIEKYAKNLLKSGRVIPGYGHAVLRVPDPRFLALRSFALSHFPDDPIIQILEMCYKVIPGILSATGKVKNPYPNVDCSSGSVLHHYGIKYPEYYTVLFSLSRSIGVMSQLVLSRGLMYPLERPKSVDIYNLRKICEKNYVKIEEYE